A region of Nostoc sp. 'Peltigera membranacea cyanobiont' N6 DNA encodes the following proteins:
- a CDS encoding histidine phosphatase family protein has protein sequence MTLNLYFLRHGETTFSQSGNFCGETDAELTTEGMQMASGFADVYQKLKWEAVYVSPMKRAIATAKPFCDAIGMDMQLRGGLREGSYGEWETKSKSFAQENYAENYVKWLTEPAWNAPKGGETAVDIANRSMPVIAEIQEKYPQGNVLVVSHKATIRIMLCSLLGIDLGRYRYRVNILVASVSMVKFDVNGPLLEILGDRHHIPDLIRFRPGT, from the coding sequence ATGACACTCAATTTATATTTCCTGCGACATGGAGAAACTACCTTTAGTCAAAGTGGTAATTTCTGCGGTGAAACTGATGCGGAGTTGACAACAGAGGGGATGCAGATGGCATCCGGTTTTGCCGATGTTTATCAAAAATTGAAGTGGGAGGCTGTTTATGTTAGCCCGATGAAGCGTGCAATTGCAACTGCCAAGCCATTTTGTGATGCTATCGGTATGGATATGCAGTTGCGTGGCGGACTTAGAGAAGGTAGTTATGGTGAATGGGAAACTAAGAGTAAATCCTTTGCTCAAGAGAATTACGCAGAAAACTATGTAAAATGGTTGACAGAACCCGCTTGGAATGCACCCAAAGGTGGAGAAACTGCGGTAGATATTGCTAACCGTTCTATGCCTGTAATTGCTGAAATTCAAGAAAAATATCCCCAAGGTAATGTTTTAGTAGTTTCCCATAAAGCCACGATTCGGATTATGCTTTGCAGTTTACTGGGAATCGATTTGGGACGCTATCGCTATCGGGTGAATATTTTGGTCGCGTCGGTAAGTATGGTAAAGTTTGACGTTAATGGCCCTTTGTTAGAAATATTAGGCGATCGTCATCATATACCCGATCTTATTCGCTTTCGTCCGGGAACATAA
- a CDS encoding protein adenylyltransferase SelO: MTLAETPNYKNSSNPFLSLNYESALESLGDDYYDEVGAEEFPQHLLRWRNDALLPRLGLDPQVVKDEDFIIAFGKFQGRKPLLALRYHGYQFGEYNRQLGDGRGFLYGQVRANDGELYDFGTKGTGRTPYSRGGDGMLTLKGGVREVLAAEALHHLGVRTSRCLSMIETGLPLWRGDEPSPTRSSVMIRMSSSHIRFGTFERLHYFQRPDLTKKLLDHVIEQYYQHLSSEEDKYVLFYAELVKRVAELVAQWMAAGFCHAVLNTDNMSITGESFDYGPYAFIPTYNPSFIAAYFDYYGRYCYGNQPSICHLNLQMLQEPLKAIIDKGEMEAALERFDEYYEAEYSSLMLKKLGFEDLPYPETVGLLNLTIEFLKESQVGYHQFFYEMARTFSSKWRDEPGFVMNSSDIVPVPGASIIFDNWCILYHKILNDFDCDCTDVIAQTLAVHNPKTVLLRPVIESIWESIAQEDNWQPFYELIQAIQSRK; this comes from the coding sequence ATGACTCTGGCTGAAACCCCAAATTACAAAAATTCTAGCAATCCTTTTCTCTCCCTCAACTACGAAAGCGCCTTGGAATCTCTAGGCGATGACTACTACGATGAGGTTGGAGCAGAGGAATTTCCCCAACACCTCTTGCGCTGGCGTAACGATGCACTATTACCTCGTTTGGGTTTAGACCCGCAAGTAGTCAAAGACGAAGATTTCATCATAGCTTTTGGCAAGTTTCAGGGGCGTAAACCCTTGTTAGCACTACGTTACCACGGCTATCAATTTGGTGAATATAACAGACAGTTAGGTGATGGTAGAGGCTTTCTCTATGGGCAAGTCCGCGCCAATGATGGCGAATTGTACGATTTTGGCACAAAAGGCACTGGGAGAACGCCCTACTCTCGTGGTGGCGATGGTATGCTCACGCTTAAAGGTGGGGTGCGGGAAGTTCTGGCTGCGGAAGCGCTGCACCACTTGGGTGTACGTACCTCGCGCTGTTTGAGCATGATTGAAACAGGTTTACCCCTGTGGCGGGGCGATGAACCTTCACCTACCCGCTCATCTGTGATGATTAGAATGAGCAGTTCTCATATTCGGTTTGGTACTTTTGAGCGACTGCATTATTTCCAGCGTCCAGATTTAACTAAGAAGTTATTAGACCACGTAATTGAGCAGTATTATCAACACTTAAGTAGTGAAGAAGATAAATATGTTCTGTTTTACGCCGAATTAGTTAAACGGGTTGCAGAACTAGTAGCGCAGTGGATGGCGGCGGGCTTTTGTCATGCAGTCCTGAATACTGACAATATGTCGATTACGGGAGAAAGTTTTGACTATGGGCCTTATGCGTTTATCCCGACTTATAACCCATCCTTTATAGCTGCATATTTCGACTACTATGGACGCTATTGTTACGGCAATCAACCAAGTATTTGTCACTTGAATTTGCAAATGCTCCAGGAACCTTTAAAGGCGATTATTGATAAAGGCGAAATGGAAGCTGCATTAGAAAGGTTTGATGAGTATTATGAAGCTGAATACAGTTCTTTGATGTTGAAAAAGTTGGGTTTTGAGGATTTGCCGTATCCTGAAACAGTGGGACTATTGAATCTAACGATTGAATTTCTGAAGGAGAGCCAAGTTGGTTATCACCAGTTCTTTTATGAGATGGCTCGGACTTTTTCATCAAAATGGCGAGATGAACCAGGTTTTGTAATGAATAGTTCAGATATTGTTCCAGTACCGGGTGCGTCAATAATTTTTGATAATTGGTGTATTTTATACCATAAAATCTTGAATGATTTTGATTGCGATTGCACCGATGTAATTGCTCAGACTTTAGCTGTTCATAATCCCAAAACGGTATTATTAAGACCTGTGATTGAGTCTATTTGGGAATCAATTGCTCAAGAAGATAATTGGCAACCTTTCTATGAGTTAATCCAGGCAATTCAGTCTAGGAAATAG
- a CDS encoding SMI1/KNR4 family protein, which produces MNKVLQLQKKLTQLAILDATFEVFGSESHQYQLKPCLSNKEIQVFESRYNITLPSEYKNFLLEIGNGGAGPGYGLSGIEYEDVIPEKLYQENYEILSKPFSLTEAWNDLDLIVKNNTDFVINNDAYFDDKFIQGTLTITNYGCGIYGMLVITGEQSGKIWIDDRTNDNGIYPASLSFCHAFHDTDPDDLHPNNNEEQPLSFYDWYEDWLNRSLHQIRQSLET; this is translated from the coding sequence ATGAATAAAGTTTTGCAGTTACAGAAAAAATTAACTCAATTAGCTATTTTAGACGCTACATTTGAGGTTTTTGGTTCAGAATCACACCAATATCAATTAAAACCTTGCTTAAGTAACAAAGAGATTCAAGTGTTTGAATCTAGATATAATATTACGCTACCAAGTGAATATAAAAACTTTCTGTTAGAAATTGGGAATGGTGGTGCAGGGCCAGGATATGGATTATCGGGGATTGAATATGAAGATGTTATCCCAGAAAAACTATACCAAGAGAACTATGAAATTCTCTCTAAACCTTTTTCTTTAACAGAAGCATGGAATGATTTGGATTTGATTGTCAAGAATAATACAGATTTTGTTATTAACAATGACGCTTATTTCGATGATAAATTTATTCAAGGCACTCTCACCATTACAAATTATGGTTGCGGAATTTATGGGATGTTAGTTATTACTGGGGAGCAGTCAGGAAAAATTTGGATAGATGACCGGACTAATGATAATGGGATATATCCTGCCTCTTTAAGTTTTTGTCATGCTTTCCATGACACTGACCCTGATGATTTGCATCCAAATAACAATGAGGAGCAGCCTTTGAGTTTTTATGATTGGTATGAAGACTGGCTTAACCGAAGTTTGCATCAAATTCGCCAGTCTTTGGAAACTTAA
- a CDS encoding GNAT family N-acetyltransferase, translating to MISELPLIASDRLLLRVAIHEDIPQILKYFIYNKTYLTPFYPLWADGFFTEEYWQYQIENSFLEFLNGQSLKLFVFTKKNPTVIIGTVNFSNFVRGAAHFCYVGYSLAESKQGKGYMTEGLRAATEYLFQELNFHRVMANYMPHNRRSGNVLKRLGFVIEGYARDYLLINGQWEDHIMTSLTNPKWQAPKF from the coding sequence ATGATATCAGAACTGCCACTAATTGCTAGCGATCGCCTATTATTACGAGTGGCGATTCATGAAGATATACCCCAAATTCTCAAATACTTCATTTATAACAAAACCTATCTCACTCCATTCTACCCTCTATGGGCTGATGGTTTTTTCACTGAAGAATATTGGCAATATCAGATAGAGAATAGTTTTTTAGAATTTCTTAATGGGCAATCATTAAAACTATTTGTTTTTACCAAAAAAAATCCTACGGTAATTATTGGAACGGTCAATTTTAGCAATTTTGTCCGAGGAGCCGCTCATTTTTGCTACGTGGGATATAGCCTTGCTGAAAGTAAACAAGGTAAAGGATATATGACAGAAGGGCTAAGAGCCGCAACTGAATATCTCTTTCAAGAGTTAAATTTTCACCGAGTTATGGCTAATTATATGCCTCACAATCGACGCAGTGGCAATGTCTTAAAAAGACTCGGTTTTGTCATTGAAGGATACGCTAGAGACTATTTGTTAATTAATGGACAATGGGAAGATCATATTATGACAAGTCTTACAAATCCTAAGTGGCAAGCACCAAAATTTTAA
- the bioB gene encoding biotin synthase BioB yields MVGIRYDWQELEIRAIYNTPLLELIYQAASVHRQYHDPTKIQVCKLISIKTGGCPEDCSYCAQSSRYKTEVKAEALLEKETVINIAQKAKETGVSRICMGAAWREVRDNSQFEEVLEMVKDVTAMGLEVCCTLGMLTANQARKLEEAGLYAYNHNLDTSQEYYNTIITTRTYSDRLNTIDNVRQTNVTVCSGGILGLGETVDDRVGMLQTLSNLHPHPESVPINILSQVPGTPLENQPDVPIWDIVRMIATARILMPASDVRLSAGRARLSEVEQAFCFMAGANSIFSSDDNKMLTVTTPCPDYDTDREMLNLLGLGMRPPSQRQEKIASPAVVG; encoded by the coding sequence GTGGTGGGAATACGCTACGATTGGCAGGAATTAGAGATTCGGGCGATATATAATACGCCATTGCTAGAGCTTATTTATCAAGCTGCTAGCGTGCATCGCCAATATCATGACCCAACAAAAATACAAGTTTGTAAGCTTATATCTATTAAAACAGGGGGTTGTCCAGAAGATTGTAGCTACTGTGCCCAATCTTCGCGCTATAAAACAGAGGTAAAAGCAGAAGCACTCCTAGAGAAGGAAACGGTAATTAACATCGCCCAGAAAGCTAAAGAAACTGGTGTTAGTCGCATCTGCATGGGTGCTGCTTGGCGCGAAGTTCGGGATAACTCACAATTTGAGGAAGTTCTGGAAATGGTCAAGGATGTAACCGCAATGGGTTTAGAAGTATGCTGCACTCTGGGTATGTTGACGGCAAATCAGGCTAGGAAACTAGAAGAAGCGGGACTTTATGCCTACAACCATAACTTAGATACCTCGCAGGAATATTACAACACAATTATTACCACGAGAACTTATAGCGATCGCTTAAATACAATCGATAATGTCCGTCAGACCAATGTTACCGTATGTTCTGGCGGTATCTTGGGTTTAGGCGAAACTGTCGATGACCGAGTTGGGATGTTACAAACTCTGTCAAATTTACATCCGCATCCAGAGTCAGTGCCAATTAATATTCTTTCACAAGTACCAGGCACACCCTTAGAAAATCAGCCTGATGTCCCCATTTGGGATATTGTGCGGATGATTGCCACAGCCAGAATTTTAATGCCTGCTTCCGATGTACGTCTTAGTGCTGGTAGGGCTAGACTTTCTGAAGTTGAACAAGCTTTTTGCTTTATGGCAGGAGCCAATTCTATATTTTCCAGCGACGACAACAAAATGTTGACGGTGACAACTCCTTGTCCAGATTACGATACTGACCGAGAAATGCTGAATTTGCTTGGTTTAGGGATGCGTCCACCTTCCCAAAGACAGGAGAAGATAGCAAGTCCGGCTGTTGTCGGATAA
- the petL gene encoding cytochrome b6-f complex subunit PetL, with translation MFAIAAYIGFLALFFGLSVGLLFGLRTAKII, from the coding sequence ATGTTTGCAATTGCAGCTTACATCGGCTTTTTAGCTTTGTTCTTTGGTTTATCAGTCGGTCTGCTGTTCGGTCTGCGGACTGCCAAGATAATTTAA
- the aroB gene encoding 3-dehydroquinate synthase produces the protein MTSVINVNLPEQSYEIAITSLSHANAPSSLDQLGQQMANLKLGKKVLLVSNPTIFKHYGERAITSLKSAGFEVASCTLPPGERYKNLNSIQKLYDVALENRLERSATMVALGGGVIGDMTGFAAATWLRGINVVQVPTTLLAMVDSAIGGKTGVNHPHGKNLIGAFHQPRLVLIDPDVLKTLPMREFRAGMAEVIKYGVIWDAELFAQLEASKRLDQLRYVKPELINNILTRSCQAKADVVGKDEKEGGLRAILNYGHTIGHAVESLTGYRLVNHGEAVAIGMVAAGQIAVELGMWQKEDTERQNALIQKTGLPTQLPSGVDIEAIIEALQLDKKVKAGKVRFVLPTEIGVVTVTDEVPSDIIRQVLRGM, from the coding sequence ATGACTTCTGTAATTAATGTAAATTTACCAGAGCAGTCTTATGAGATTGCGATAACTTCGTTGAGCCACGCTAACGCACCTTCAAGTTTAGACCAACTGGGTCAACAGATGGCCAATCTGAAGCTAGGCAAGAAAGTACTGCTGGTTTCTAATCCGACAATTTTTAAGCATTATGGCGAAAGAGCAATTACATCTCTGAAATCTGCTGGATTTGAAGTTGCTAGCTGCACCTTACCACCTGGTGAACGCTACAAAAACCTCAATTCCATCCAAAAACTGTACGATGTCGCCTTAGAAAACCGCCTAGAACGTTCTGCGACGATGGTGGCTTTGGGCGGAGGTGTGATTGGCGATATGACTGGCTTTGCCGCTGCCACCTGGCTGCGCGGTATCAATGTTGTGCAAGTGCCTACAACTCTCTTGGCGATGGTAGATTCGGCAATTGGTGGCAAAACTGGCGTAAATCATCCCCACGGGAAAAACTTAATTGGGGCATTCCATCAACCGCGCTTGGTTTTGATTGACCCAGATGTTTTAAAAACTCTTCCTATGCGCGAATTTCGGGCAGGAATGGCAGAAGTTATTAAATATGGTGTAATTTGGGATGCTGAATTATTTGCCCAGTTGGAAGCAAGTAAACGGCTTGACCAACTCCGCTATGTAAAACCTGAGCTAATAAACAACATATTAACTCGCTCTTGTCAAGCCAAAGCTGACGTTGTTGGCAAAGATGAGAAAGAAGGCGGATTACGGGCGATTCTCAACTATGGACATACTATCGGTCATGCAGTCGAAAGCTTGACTGGTTATCGTTTAGTGAATCACGGTGAAGCGGTGGCTATTGGCATGGTAGCAGCAGGTCAAATTGCCGTGGAATTGGGAATGTGGCAAAAAGAAGACACGGAACGTCAAAATGCTTTAATTCAAAAAACGGGTTTACCGACTCAATTACCATCTGGGGTAGATATTGAAGCAATTATTGAAGCGTTGCAGTTAGATAAAAAAGTCAAAGCCGGAAAAGTGCGATTTGTTTTACCAACAGAGATTGGCGTAGTTACAGTTACCGATGAAGTACCATCAGATATTATTCGCCAAGTGTTGCGGGGAATGTAA
- a CDS encoding Uma2 family endonuclease: MILQAKNQLTLQEFLNLPPGEGDITYELVDGQAIPKMSPKFFHAKLTRVLLNLIEKSCEGKGEVCPEWSIALTRRGQDWMPIPDILYISYERLPPNWDENEACPVPPDLVIEIISPGQTFGQMAAKAKNYLDAKVLRVWVVDSKARSITVFYPDAAPQTYMGEELLTDSLFEGLEFTVEQVFQKAKIPLDAE; encoded by the coding sequence ATGATACTCCAAGCCAAAAATCAATTAACTTTGCAAGAGTTCCTAAATCTTCCACCAGGTGAAGGAGATATAACTTATGAACTAGTTGATGGTCAAGCAATTCCTAAAATGTCACCAAAATTTTTTCACGCAAAACTTACCCGTGTCCTTCTCAATTTGATTGAGAAATCGTGCGAGGGAAAAGGAGAAGTTTGCCCGGAATGGTCTATTGCATTAACCCGTCGGGGGCAAGATTGGATGCCAATTCCCGATATTTTGTACATTTCTTATGAACGTTTACCGCCCAACTGGGATGAAAACGAAGCTTGTCCTGTTCCTCCTGATTTGGTGATTGAGATTATTTCGCCCGGACAAACCTTTGGACAAATGGCAGCTAAAGCCAAAAACTATTTGGATGCTAAAGTTCTACGGGTGTGGGTGGTAGATAGTAAAGCCAGAAGTATTACTGTTTTTTATCCAGATGCAGCACCACAAACTTATATGGGAGAAGAATTACTCACAGATTCCCTATTTGAAGGACTAGAATTTACTGTCGAGCAAGTGTTTCAAAAAGCGAAAATACCATTAGATGCCGAATAG
- a CDS encoding NUDIX hydrolase, with translation MSEKDYRKTVIQTGQKVNFVDIGSSFLPAFEKITSVLVVPFTKDALIVCALLDRGIDLPGGHVQIGEFTFEETARREVTEEVKVTLGELKLVKFIQSDFYGSQPEQLTYLVVMTGFVEEIISNNGYNGLSLCTHESMGRNIIDIDEFISQYQAGDKNYMRQIVLDAKSVLFGI, from the coding sequence ATGAGTGAAAAGGATTACAGAAAGACTGTCATCCAAACAGGGCAAAAAGTCAATTTTGTAGATATTGGCAGTTCATTTTTGCCTGCCTTTGAAAAGATAACGAGTGTTCTAGTCGTACCTTTTACTAAGGATGCTTTAATTGTATGCGCTCTCCTTGACCGTGGTATTGACCTCCCTGGGGGACATGTGCAGATAGGCGAATTTACTTTTGAGGAAACTGCAAGACGAGAAGTTACGGAGGAGGTAAAAGTAACTCTAGGAGAATTAAAACTTGTAAAATTCATCCAGTCTGATTTTTACGGTAGTCAACCTGAGCAGCTTACATACCTTGTGGTTATGACTGGATTTGTTGAGGAAATAATCTCTAACAATGGCTACAACGGTCTAAGCTTATGTACACATGAAAGTATGGGAAGAAACATTATAGATATTGATGAATTTATCTCTCAATATCAAGCAGGCGATAAAAATTATATGCGTCAAATTGTGTTAGACGCAAAAAGTGTGCTATTCGGCATCTAA
- a CDS encoding S-layer protein, giving the protein MNYKLLITVVVLATTSFVSPVKSQEPTTDTPAKSNQVLNACIQNQAETLPNPFSDVPKDHWAFKAVMTMHYCGAFRKATPPALFNKLQPTNSQQQPQKEPQF; this is encoded by the coding sequence ATGAACTACAAACTTCTGATAACAGTTGTAGTGCTAGCTACTACTAGCTTTGTTTCTCCTGTTAAATCTCAAGAACCTACTACCGACACTCCAGCAAAATCGAATCAAGTTTTGAATGCTTGTATCCAAAATCAAGCAGAAACTTTGCCGAATCCCTTTAGTGATGTACCAAAAGACCATTGGGCTTTTAAAGCAGTTATGACTATGCACTACTGTGGTGCATTTCGTAAAGCTACGCCACCAGCTTTATTTAATAAATTGCAACCAACAAATAGCCAGCAGCAACCGCAGAAAGAACCGCAGTTTTAA
- a CDS encoding glutathione S-transferase family protein, with product MSNVQLYFAKASTFSQRTRVVLLEKGIDFSSTEIDLQNKPDGYTQISRYGKVPAIKHGDIEIYESAIINEYLEEVFPEPALLPHDPGAKAIARIWIDYANTRFVPAFNKFLRGKDAQEQGQGQREFLESLLYIEQEGLGKLSGNGPYWLGEQLSLVDISFYPWFERLPLLEHFRNFTLPTETPRLQKWWNTLRSRESIRAVENPPSFYLERFAKILGAPTPVASAQK from the coding sequence ATGAGCAACGTACAACTTTACTTTGCTAAAGCCTCCACCTTTTCCCAAAGAACCCGTGTGGTTTTACTAGAAAAAGGAATTGACTTTAGCAGCACCGAAATTGACTTACAAAACAAACCAGATGGCTACACACAGATTTCGCGCTACGGCAAAGTCCCTGCAATCAAACATGGGGATATCGAAATTTATGAGTCTGCCATCATCAACGAATATCTCGAAGAAGTCTTTCCAGAACCAGCTTTATTACCCCACGATCCAGGTGCTAAAGCGATCGCTCGCATCTGGATTGACTATGCCAACACTCGCTTTGTACCAGCCTTTAACAAATTTCTCCGTGGTAAAGATGCTCAGGAACAGGGACAAGGACAAAGAGAGTTTTTGGAATCGCTATTGTACATTGAGCAAGAAGGACTAGGTAAGCTTTCTGGTAATGGCCCCTACTGGTTAGGAGAGCAGCTGAGTTTAGTTGATATCAGCTTCTATCCTTGGTTTGAACGCTTGCCCCTCCTAGAACACTTCCGCAATTTCACCTTACCAACAGAAACCCCTCGCTTGCAGAAATGGTGGAATACTCTGCGATCGCGCGAGTCAATTCGGGCTGTAGAAAATCCTCCAAGCTTCTATTTAGAAAGATTTGCCAAGATTCTTGGTGCGCCCACTCCCGTTGCTTCTGCTCAAAAGTAG
- a CDS encoding TrmH family RNA methyltransferase gives MLTSLQNSLVKQIRKLHSTKERHKQQLFLLEGTHLLEEAFAVNYPLETVCCTQDWQASHSSLWEEACAKSDRTEIVSEEVLNAIATTVQPDGVVATAKRSDSQTQLPFTGLVLALETVQDPGNLGTMIRTAAAVGASGLWVSGDSVDLDSPKVLRASAGQWFRLATAVTEDLKATVQQSQQAGMQVVATLPSATLTYWDVDWRKPSLILLGNEGAGLSADLLAIADKQVRIPLSPGVESLNVAIAAALMLYEARRQMRRD, from the coding sequence GTGTTAACCAGTTTACAAAATTCTCTAGTTAAGCAGATTCGCAAACTCCACTCCACCAAGGAGCGACATAAACAGCAGTTATTTTTGCTGGAAGGGACGCACCTGTTAGAAGAAGCTTTTGCGGTTAATTACCCACTAGAAACGGTGTGTTGTACTCAAGATTGGCAAGCATCCCACTCGTCACTTTGGGAAGAGGCTTGTGCTAAAAGCGATCGCACCGAGATTGTCAGCGAGGAAGTATTAAATGCGATCGCTACTACAGTCCAACCAGATGGTGTGGTGGCAACGGCAAAACGAAGTGATAGCCAAACTCAACTACCATTTACTGGTTTAGTCCTAGCTCTAGAAACGGTGCAAGATCCGGGAAACCTGGGGACGATGATTCGCACTGCGGCGGCGGTGGGAGCATCAGGTTTGTGGGTAAGTGGAGATAGTGTAGATTTAGACAGTCCGAAAGTTCTTCGGGCTTCAGCAGGGCAATGGTTTCGCCTAGCAACGGCTGTAACCGAAGATTTAAAAGCTACAGTTCAACAAAGTCAGCAAGCAGGAATGCAGGTAGTGGCAACCTTACCCAGTGCGACTTTAACTTATTGGGATGTGGACTGGCGCAAACCCAGTCTGATTTTACTAGGAAATGAAGGTGCTGGATTGTCAGCAGATTTATTAGCGATCGCAGATAAACAAGTCAGAATTCCTTTGAGTCCTGGGGTAGAATCTTTGAATGTAGCGATCGCAGCTGCTTTAATGTTGTACGAAGCTCGACGGCAAATGAGACGCGATTAA
- the murA gene encoding UDP-N-acetylglucosamine 1-carboxyvinyltransferase — protein MNPSTSLPDAKIAPEADSSVLQIWGGHPLRGHVKISGAKNAALVIMAGALLCPGDCRIRNVPLLADVERMGQVLSALGVSLTRQGDILDINASEIKTSKAPYELVTQLRASFFAIGAILARLGVAQMPLPGGCAIGARPVDLHVRGLQAMGAEVQIEHGICNAYVPGSSRRLKGAKIYLDIASVGATENLMMAATLAEGETIIENAAREPEVVDLANFCNAMGAKIKGAGTSRIIVEGVPKLHSVDYSIIPDRIEAGTFLLAAAITRSELTLSPVAPEHLIPVIAKLRDIGVTIIEDKPEHLHILPAETLKATDIETQYHPGFPTDMQAPFMALLTLAEGDSVINESVFENRLRHASELNRLGADIRVKGNAAFVRGVPKLSGAPVLGTDLRASAALVIAGLAAEGQTTIQGLQHLDRGYDRLDMKLQQLGAKILRVGETSADAEIAASITSLSS, from the coding sequence ATCAATCCTTCTACCAGCTTACCAGATGCCAAAATTGCTCCCGAAGCAGACTCCTCAGTCTTGCAAATTTGGGGCGGGCATCCTTTGCGTGGTCATGTGAAAATTAGCGGGGCAAAAAATGCAGCATTGGTAATCATGGCTGGAGCCTTGCTGTGTCCGGGCGATTGTCGTATCCGTAATGTCCCCTTATTAGCGGACGTAGAGCGGATGGGTCAGGTATTATCGGCTTTGGGTGTAAGTTTAACCCGGCAAGGCGATATTTTAGACATCAACGCCAGCGAAATTAAAACATCAAAAGCTCCCTACGAACTAGTTACCCAACTGAGGGCGAGTTTTTTCGCCATTGGAGCTATTCTTGCCAGATTGGGAGTAGCGCAGATGCCCTTACCAGGCGGTTGTGCTATTGGGGCAAGACCAGTTGACTTGCATGTGCGCGGACTGCAAGCAATGGGCGCTGAGGTACAGATTGAGCATGGCATTTGTAACGCCTATGTCCCTGGCAGCAGCCGGAGATTAAAAGGTGCGAAGATTTACTTAGATATCGCCAGCGTTGGAGCGACGGAAAACTTGATGATGGCGGCTACCCTGGCAGAGGGTGAAACCATTATCGAAAATGCAGCCAGAGAACCAGAAGTAGTTGATTTAGCTAACTTCTGTAACGCGATGGGAGCGAAAATCAAAGGGGCGGGGACTAGCAGGATTATTGTTGAAGGAGTCCCCAAATTGCATTCTGTTGATTACAGTATTATCCCCGATCGCATTGAGGCCGGGACATTTTTATTGGCAGCAGCAATTACCCGTTCCGAACTTACCCTCTCACCTGTGGCTCCAGAACATCTTATCCCAGTGATTGCCAAGCTGCGGGATATTGGGGTGACAATAATCGAGGATAAGCCGGAACATTTACACATTCTGCCAGCAGAAACCCTCAAAGCTACGGATATTGAAACTCAATACCATCCGGGTTTTCCCACAGATATGCAAGCGCCATTCATGGCTTTGCTGACATTGGCCGAAGGCGACAGTGTGATTAACGAATCCGTCTTTGAAAATCGCTTGCGTCATGCCTCAGAGTTGAATCGCTTGGGGGCAGATATTCGTGTCAAAGGCAACGCTGCTTTCGTTCGGGGAGTGCCAAAATTATCTGGCGCACCCGTATTAGGCACAGACTTACGAGCATCAGCTGCATTAGTTATTGCCGGACTAGCGGCAGAAGGACAAACCACAATTCAGGGATTACAGCACCTCGATCGCGGCTACGATCGACTCGATATGAAGTTGCAGCAATTGGGAGCTAAAATCCTCCGTGTGGGCGAAACATCAGCAGATGCCGAAATCGCTGCCAGCATCACTAGCCTTTCAAGTTGA